A part of Haloarchaeobius sp. HME9146 genomic DNA contains:
- a CDS encoding YihY/virulence factor BrkB family protein, with product MSQPPAESLPPRLQRAKSVTLAVVSLAQAEQLTFLAAAIAYYAFVSLIPLVLLAIAVATSVGGEALAAQVAEAASNVLTPASQDVLRDVLTATEGRSATTVVGLGVLIWSSLKVFRGMDQAFSEVYGNGNGNSFVDELTDAAVGLAAVGAAAFIAVAAITVVQVVDFPFESVVGPVVSLLALAFAFYPLYYLFPDEDVRWREAVPGALFAAAGWTVMGVIFNLYAGYAGATSLYGFFGAILLLVTWLYLGAMMLLLGTALNAVLAGQTANLNPDLSAAVDRHLQTAGLRQEEPTEDDA from the coding sequence GTGTCTCAGCCACCAGCCGAGTCGCTGCCACCCCGGCTCCAGCGCGCGAAATCGGTCACGCTCGCGGTCGTGAGCCTCGCGCAAGCGGAGCAGCTGACGTTCCTCGCGGCGGCCATCGCCTACTACGCCTTCGTCTCCCTCATCCCGCTCGTCTTGCTCGCGATCGCGGTCGCCACCAGCGTCGGCGGGGAGGCACTGGCGGCACAGGTCGCCGAGGCCGCCAGCAACGTCCTCACCCCGGCGAGCCAGGACGTGTTACGCGATGTGCTCACCGCGACGGAGGGACGCTCGGCGACGACCGTGGTCGGCCTCGGCGTGCTCATCTGGAGTAGCCTCAAGGTCTTCCGAGGCATGGACCAGGCGTTCTCCGAGGTGTACGGGAACGGGAACGGCAACTCCTTCGTCGACGAGCTCACCGATGCCGCGGTCGGGCTGGCCGCGGTGGGTGCCGCCGCCTTCATCGCCGTCGCCGCCATCACCGTCGTCCAGGTCGTCGATTTCCCGTTCGAATCGGTCGTCGGCCCGGTCGTCAGTCTGCTCGCGCTCGCCTTCGCGTTCTACCCACTGTACTACCTCTTCCCTGACGAGGACGTCCGCTGGCGCGAGGCCGTCCCGGGCGCGCTGTTCGCGGCCGCCGGCTGGACCGTGATGGGCGTCATCTTCAACCTGTATGCGGGCTACGCGGGCGCAACGTCGCTGTACGGCTTCTTCGGGGCCATCCTCCTGCTCGTCACGTGGCTCTATCTTGGGGCCATGATGTTGCTGCTCGGTACCGCCCTGAACGCGGTGCTGGCCGGGCAGACGGCGAACCTGAACCCTGACCTGTCAGCCGCCGTGGACCGGCACCTTCAAACCGCGGGCCTGCGACAGGAAGAACCGACAGAAGACGATGCCTGA
- a CDS encoding phosphonate ABC transporter ATP-binding protein: MTAIQVENLTKRYGDTVALDDVSFTIPDGEFVVLLGPSGAGKSTLLRLLNGLAEPTEGGVYIGDSKVTGRRSDIGMVFQMHYLVEAMSAYKNALTGALSREDLVSSLLTRYDREDKVTALEALDTVGLLDEANQRAGSMSGGQKQRVGIARALVQQPSLLLADEPVASLDPKAAEEVMGYMRRAAEERNLTTIASLHQVGLAREFGERYIGLRDGKKVFDGGREELTMDIVDDIYYSDDEEMSAATAEEVAQ; this comes from the coding sequence ATGACAGCGATACAGGTGGAGAACCTCACGAAACGATACGGCGACACAGTCGCGCTCGACGACGTGTCGTTCACGATTCCCGACGGGGAGTTCGTCGTGCTGCTCGGCCCCTCGGGAGCCGGGAAGTCGACACTCCTCCGACTCCTCAACGGGCTCGCAGAGCCCACGGAGGGCGGCGTCTACATCGGGGACTCGAAGGTCACCGGCCGGCGCAGTGACATCGGGATGGTGTTCCAGATGCACTATCTCGTCGAAGCCATGAGCGCGTACAAGAACGCACTCACGGGTGCGCTCTCCCGTGAGGACCTCGTCAGTAGTCTGCTGACGCGGTACGACCGCGAGGACAAGGTCACCGCGCTCGAAGCGCTCGACACCGTCGGCCTGCTCGACGAGGCGAACCAGCGCGCCGGCTCGATGTCCGGCGGGCAGAAACAGCGCGTCGGCATCGCCCGCGCGCTCGTCCAGCAGCCCTCCCTGTTGCTGGCCGACGAACCCGTCGCGAGCCTCGACCCCAAGGCCGCAGAGGAGGTCATGGGCTACATGCGACGGGCGGCCGAGGAACGTAACCTGACGACCATCGCGAGTCTCCACCAGGTCGGCCTCGCCCGCGAGTTCGGTGAACGCTACATCGGCCTGCGCGACGGCAAGAAGGTGTTCGACGGCGGCAGAGAGGAACTCACCATGGACATCGTCGACGACATCTACTACTCCGACGACGAGGAGATGTCAGCGGCGACGGCCGAGGAGGTAGCCCAATGA
- a CDS encoding ABC transporter permease, whose protein sequence is MSDDRTATDGGTVSGADPRITERLDLIERQQLIRRGLYAGLMLAMLVFTGAGLVYLDFTIAQVVRQGPVFISNLLEFLSPDFYFFTLYSQDMELHGWSALIGSLTHPGSLVEAVLQRDQATSIVGASIVTIVVGATGTIVGFPLALFFGVMGSERVTPFPFNFIFRGTMSTIRAIPAIVWVLFYIPVFGPTPLSAMFAIATDTIGNMGRLFTDELEEVEDGPIEAISSTGADRSQVITFGMLSQVFSSFIAWALYILEINVRIAISLGVVGAGGLGQFIKGQLAQLAFSHAAAGIFMVIVIVISVELFSSRLRSRLRPDEEVSEGFFDRLRGLFDGDKWLGRSA, encoded by the coding sequence ATGAGCGACGACAGGACCGCCACCGACGGCGGCACCGTCTCCGGCGCGGACCCACGCATCACGGAGCGACTCGACCTCATCGAACGCCAGCAGCTCATCCGGCGTGGCCTGTACGCCGGGCTCATGCTGGCCATGCTCGTGTTCACCGGTGCGGGGCTCGTCTACCTCGACTTCACCATCGCACAGGTGGTCCGACAGGGCCCCGTGTTCATCTCGAACCTGCTGGAGTTCCTCAGCCCCGACTTCTACTTCTTCACGCTGTACTCCCAGGACATGGAGCTCCACGGCTGGAGCGCCCTCATCGGCAGCCTGACCCACCCCGGGTCGCTCGTCGAGGCTGTCCTCCAGCGTGACCAGGCGACCTCCATCGTCGGCGCGAGCATCGTCACCATCGTCGTCGGTGCGACCGGGACCATCGTCGGGTTCCCCCTCGCGCTGTTCTTCGGTGTGATGGGCTCCGAGCGCGTGACGCCGTTCCCGTTCAACTTCATCTTCCGCGGCACGATGAGCACCATCCGGGCCATCCCGGCCATCGTCTGGGTGCTCTTCTACATCCCGGTGTTCGGCCCGACGCCGCTGTCGGCGATGTTCGCCATCGCGACCGACACCATCGGGAACATGGGTCGGCTGTTCACGGACGAACTCGAAGAGGTCGAGGACGGCCCCATCGAGGCCATCTCCTCGACGGGTGCGGACCGCTCGCAGGTCATCACCTTCGGGATGCTGAGCCAGGTGTTCTCCTCCTTCATCGCCTGGGCGCTCTACATCCTCGAGATCAACGTCCGTATCGCTATCTCGCTCGGTGTCGTCGGTGCCGGTGGCCTCGGCCAGTTCATCAAGGGCCAGCTCGCCCAGCTCGCGTTCAGTCACGCGGCGGCGGGCATCTTCATGGTCATCGTCATCGTCATCTCCGTCGAGCTGTTCTCCTCGCGGCTCCGGTCGCGCCTGCGCCCGGACGAGGAGGTCTCCGAGGGCTTCTTCGACAGGCTCCGGGGCCTGTTCGACGGCGACAAGTGGCTGGGCCGCAGCGCCTAG
- the hisH gene encoding imidazole glycerol phosphate synthase subunit HisH → MSQQSVTDERETLASVVVVDYGLGNLRSVTRGLERAGADVEISGDPEDFAAADGVVLPGVGAFGEGMENAESVRDELVAVAERGQPLFGICLGMQMLLTTSEEADREGQGDVRGLDLIPGTNVRFSQGQKVPHMGWNELDVQREHPLVEGIDGEYAYFVHSYYAAPDDEHATVATTEYDVEFPSIVANDEGNVFGTQFHPEKSGETGLRILKNFVEFCADS, encoded by the coding sequence ATGAGTCAACAGTCCGTCACCGACGAGCGCGAGACGCTCGCCTCGGTCGTCGTCGTGGACTACGGTCTCGGGAACCTCCGCAGCGTCACGCGCGGGCTCGAACGGGCCGGTGCCGACGTGGAGATCTCGGGCGACCCCGAGGACTTCGCAGCCGCCGACGGCGTCGTCCTCCCGGGCGTCGGTGCCTTCGGGGAAGGCATGGAGAACGCCGAGTCCGTCCGCGACGAGCTCGTCGCCGTGGCCGAGCGCGGCCAGCCCCTGTTCGGCATCTGTCTGGGGATGCAGATGCTCCTGACCACGAGTGAAGAAGCCGACCGCGAGGGCCAGGGCGACGTGCGCGGCCTCGACCTGATTCCGGGCACGAACGTCCGGTTCTCGCAGGGACAGAAGGTGCCGCACATGGGCTGGAACGAACTCGACGTGCAACGCGAGCACCCCCTCGTCGAGGGAATCGATGGTGAGTACGCCTACTTCGTCCACTCCTACTACGCGGCCCCCGACGACGAGCACGCGACGGTCGCGACGACCGAGTACGACGTCGAGTTCCCGTCCATCGTCGCCAACGACGAGGGCAACGTCTTCGGGACGCAGTTCCACCCGGAGAAGAGCGGGGAGACGGGGCTTCGTATCCTGAAAAACTTCGTCGAGTTCTGTGCCGATTCCTGA
- a CDS encoding uracil-DNA glycosylase family protein produces MANTDSLENMDGLEVTACERCPELCESRSRIVNGVGPDDAAVLFLGEAPGAQEDEEGEPFVGRSGDVLTEELRNVGLDRETVRITNCVRCRPPDNRNPRKEELANCREYLEREIDLVDPEVIVTLGKVPAEHLLDRSVAVTKETGNVEEVRIAGEPRRVMLCLHPAATLYDRSQREPFEETLAEAASLAGVRGDGGESGQSRLGDF; encoded by the coding sequence ATGGCAAACACGGATTCCCTCGAGAACATGGACGGCCTCGAGGTGACGGCCTGTGAGCGCTGCCCGGAACTCTGTGAGTCGCGCAGTCGCATCGTCAACGGCGTCGGACCCGACGACGCAGCCGTGCTCTTTCTCGGCGAGGCACCCGGCGCGCAGGAGGACGAGGAGGGCGAACCGTTCGTCGGCCGGTCGGGCGACGTGCTCACCGAGGAACTCAGGAACGTCGGCCTCGACCGCGAGACGGTCCGCATCACGAACTGCGTTCGCTGTCGGCCGCCGGACAACCGCAACCCGCGCAAGGAGGAACTCGCGAACTGCCGGGAGTACCTCGAACGTGAGATCGACCTCGTCGACCCCGAGGTCATCGTCACGCTCGGGAAGGTCCCCGCCGAGCACCTGCTGGACCGGTCGGTCGCGGTGACGAAAGAGACCGGCAACGTCGAGGAGGTCCGCATCGCGGGCGAGCCGCGCCGGGTCATGCTCTGTCTGCACCCCGCGGCGACGCTGTACGACCGGAGCCAGCGCGAGCCGTTCGAGGAGACGCTCGCCGAAGCCGCGTCGCTGGCGGGCGTGCGTGGAGACGGTGGAGAAAGCGGCCAGTCGCGGTTAGGCGACTTCTAG
- a CDS encoding PAS domain-containing protein — protein MATSMVASADRISVVHVDDEPSFGEVSATFLERMADGFEVTDVTSGTEALDLVREGVDCVVSDYDMPGMDGLELLAKVREVDEDLPFILFTGKGSEEIASQAISEGVSDYIQKGRGTDQYTLLVNRIQNLVGRYRTERTLRRRLHAIETASEGIAILDAEGVYTYMNRAYAAAYGYEPEDIVGNHWHMLYGPDEAARFEDDILPKMEEQGSWHGEAVGMRADGSPFPESVSVAMLDDGGHVCVVRDLTEQVELDASLRQERDLMDRLFETSPVGIVLVDSDRVIVRANDRAATLLRMDLDDIIGTTYDDPDWGLYTFDGEEYPIERHPTYRVLEAGEKVVGEDMVVTRGDGERFECKVNAAPLFDPGGELEYVVVMFDDITEVEVARRQLETALDQLADANDLLTDEVYPGLGVARSHLRRVVAGGPVKDHVLAAQGAIERLVPIVDDLTDLTTPPETESDDERAVLPGREQD, from the coding sequence ATGGCAACGAGTATGGTGGCGTCGGCGGACCGGATCTCGGTCGTTCACGTCGACGACGAACCATCGTTCGGGGAGGTCTCGGCAACCTTTCTGGAACGGATGGCAGACGGATTCGAGGTGACAGACGTTACGTCGGGGACCGAGGCACTCGACCTGGTCCGCGAGGGGGTCGACTGCGTCGTCAGTGACTACGATATGCCGGGTATGGACGGACTGGAACTGCTCGCGAAGGTGCGTGAGGTCGACGAGGACCTCCCGTTCATCCTCTTTACGGGCAAGGGCTCCGAGGAGATCGCCAGCCAGGCGATCTCGGAGGGCGTCTCCGACTACATCCAGAAGGGTCGGGGGACCGACCAGTACACGCTGCTGGTCAACCGCATCCAGAACCTCGTCGGGCGCTACCGGACTGAGCGCACCCTCCGCCGCCGGTTGCACGCCATCGAGACGGCCAGCGAGGGCATCGCCATCCTCGACGCCGAGGGCGTCTACACGTACATGAACCGGGCCTACGCCGCGGCGTACGGGTACGAGCCCGAGGACATCGTCGGGAACCACTGGCACATGCTGTACGGTCCCGACGAGGCGGCCCGGTTCGAGGACGATATCCTCCCGAAGATGGAAGAACAGGGCTCCTGGCACGGCGAGGCGGTGGGGATGCGGGCCGACGGGTCGCCGTTCCCCGAGTCCGTCTCGGTCGCCATGCTCGACGACGGCGGCCACGTCTGCGTCGTCCGTGACCTGACCGAACAGGTCGAACTCGACGCCTCGCTGCGACAGGAGCGGGACCTGATGGACCGGCTGTTCGAGACGAGCCCGGTCGGCATCGTGCTGGTCGATTCGGACCGGGTCATCGTCCGCGCCAACGACCGGGCGGCGACGCTGCTCCGCATGGACCTCGACGACATCATCGGGACCACGTACGACGACCCGGACTGGGGCCTGTACACGTTCGACGGCGAGGAGTACCCGATAGAGCGACACCCGACGTACCGGGTCCTCGAAGCCGGCGAGAAGGTCGTCGGGGAGGACATGGTGGTCACCCGCGGCGACGGCGAACGGTTCGAGTGCAAGGTCAACGCCGCGCCGCTGTTCGACCCCGGCGGGGAACTCGAGTACGTCGTCGTCATGTTCGACGACATCACCGAGGTCGAGGTCGCCCGGCGACAGCTCGAGACCGCGCTCGACCAGCTCGCCGACGCGAACGACCTGCTCACCGACGAGGTGTACCCCGGGCTGGGCGTTGCGCGAAGTCACCTGCGGCGGGTGGTGGCCGGTGGCCCCGTCAAGGACCACGTGCTCGCGGCTCAGGGGGCTATCGAGCGACTGGTCCCCATCGTCGACGACCTGACCGACCTCACGACACCCCCCGAGACGGAGTCCGACGACGAGCGAGCGGTGCTCCCCGGTCGCGAGCAGGACTGA
- a CDS encoding tRNA (guanine(26)-N(2))-dimethyltransferase — protein MDVTEGQVTVDVPEQDGTGKTDSVFFNPKQELNRDLTIAVLRAYREHDERAATYLDAMTASGIRGVRAAADGWDVTMCDVDPEAVELARENLARNDLDGTVLHRDVNAYLWDEYVDVADIDPFGTPMPFADTVFANTRDLACITATDTAPLCGAHFKSGIRSYSAIPRNTEYHAEMGVRILLGALARSAARFDVGIEPLFTHATSHYVRTYLDLTHKPSAANWSLDQLGHLYHCEDCLFREPDPGLIAHPPETCPECDSNRLLEAGPLWLGPYRDREFTLDVRDRITDDMGTAENARELCTAIERELDQPTHYDQHKLCKLWGRGASGMDEFLETLRDAGYEAERAHYGGTAFKTDASIPEMHDATSD, from the coding sequence ATGGACGTCACGGAGGGCCAGGTCACGGTCGACGTGCCCGAGCAAGACGGCACGGGGAAAACGGATTCCGTGTTCTTCAACCCGAAACAGGAGTTGAATCGCGACCTCACTATCGCCGTCTTGCGGGCCTACCGCGAGCACGACGAGCGGGCCGCGACGTACCTCGACGCGATGACCGCCTCGGGCATCCGAGGGGTCCGGGCCGCCGCCGACGGCTGGGACGTCACCATGTGCGACGTGGACCCCGAGGCGGTCGAGTTGGCCCGCGAGAACCTCGCGCGCAACGACCTCGACGGCACGGTCCTGCACCGCGACGTGAACGCCTATCTCTGGGACGAGTACGTCGACGTGGCCGACATCGACCCGTTCGGGACGCCGATGCCGTTCGCCGACACCGTGTTCGCCAACACCCGTGACCTCGCGTGTATCACGGCGACCGACACCGCCCCCCTGTGTGGCGCGCACTTCAAATCGGGCATCCGGTCGTACAGCGCCATCCCCCGGAACACCGAGTACCACGCCGAGATGGGCGTTCGCATCCTGCTCGGGGCGCTCGCCCGGAGCGCGGCCCGGTTCGACGTGGGTATCGAACCCCTGTTCACGCACGCCACGAGTCACTACGTTCGCACCTACCTCGACCTCACCCACAAGCCGAGTGCGGCGAACTGGAGCCTCGACCAGCTCGGCCACCTCTACCACTGCGAGGACTGCCTGTTCCGCGAGCCCGACCCCGGCCTCATCGCCCACCCGCCCGAGACCTGCCCCGAGTGCGACTCGAACCGCCTGCTCGAAGCCGGGCCGCTCTGGCTCGGCCCCTACCGCGACCGCGAGTTCACCCTCGACGTGCGCGACCGCATCACCGACGACATGGGGACCGCCGAGAACGCCCGCGAGCTGTGTACGGCCATCGAGCGCGAGCTCGACCAGCCGACCCACTACGACCAGCACAAGCTGTGCAAGCTCTGGGGTCGCGGCGCAAGCGGGATGGACGAGTTCCTCGAAACTCTCCGTGACGCCGGGTACGAGGCCGAGCGCGCCCACTACGGCGGGACCGCGTTCAAGACCGACGCGTCGATTCCGGAGATGCACGACGCGACCAGCGACTGA
- a CDS encoding phosphate/phosphite/phosphonate ABC transporter substrate-binding protein, whose product MESRRDFLKAAGVAGAAALTGTAGCLGSFGEQAYGDGTVQFMMSPSEPQNYMMKQYGPMRDYIDSEIGDSADVELQYAADYSAVLQGLGSGSADIAETGPFAAALGVKADKAEIALQRHAYGSWTYTSVIVTRKDSDIESLSDLKGKRVAFADMTSASGSLYPLYMLQDAGLEIGEAPVSDNGADFTGTWSGHAEAFKALQDGQVEAAGVGKFITQGDDGYVEGIEPIIDYKKEYGKGIPRAPMVVSPELSDSEKESLVSALKDAPEDAYLGKDGEGDTDDDLWFDGVRPAKLEDYQPVIDVANKLNLSTDLLDSA is encoded by the coding sequence ATGGAAAGTCGACGCGATTTCCTCAAGGCAGCAGGTGTGGCAGGGGCAGCGGCCCTTACCGGAACAGCAGGGTGTCTCGGTTCGTTCGGCGAACAGGCGTACGGTGACGGGACGGTCCAGTTCATGATGTCCCCGTCCGAGCCCCAGAACTACATGATGAAACAGTACGGCCCGATGCGGGACTACATCGACTCGGAGATCGGCGACAGTGCGGACGTCGAGCTCCAGTACGCCGCGGACTACAGCGCCGTGCTGCAGGGCCTGGGCAGCGGCTCCGCCGACATCGCCGAGACCGGTCCGTTCGCGGCCGCCCTCGGTGTCAAGGCAGACAAGGCCGAGATCGCTCTCCAGCGCCACGCATACGGCTCCTGGACGTACACCAGCGTCATCGTGACCCGCAAGGACAGCGACATCGAGTCGCTGTCGGACCTCAAGGGCAAGCGCGTCGCCTTCGCGGACATGACCTCCGCGAGTGGCTCGCTCTACCCGCTGTACATGCTGCAGGACGCCGGCCTCGAGATCGGTGAGGCCCCCGTCAGCGACAACGGTGCGGACTTCACCGGTACCTGGTCCGGCCACGCCGAGGCGTTCAAGGCGCTGCAGGACGGCCAGGTCGAGGCCGCCGGTGTTGGCAAGTTCATCACGCAGGGTGACGACGGCTACGTCGAGGGCATCGAGCCCATCATCGACTACAAGAAGGAGTACGGCAAGGGCATCCCGCGCGCGCCGATGGTCGTCAGCCCCGAGCTCTCGGACTCCGAGAAGGAGAGCCTCGTCAGCGCACTCAAGGACGCGCCGGAAGACGCGTACCTCGGGAAGGACGGCGAAGGCGACACGGACGACGACCTCTGGTTCGACGGCGTCCGCCCGGCCAAGCTGGAGGACTACCAGCCGGTCATCGACGTCGCGAACAAGCTCAACCTGAGCACCGACCTGCTCGACTCGGCCTGA
- a CDS encoding DUF4350 domain-containing protein, whose product MRRRRFIELLAASAVGGTAAARTGHGTLTTSVTALRFHSTCSLYGADGGPLTDSTVVPVWAEDEATNDDQDYDDDAFVYWDWRQIPLVASEDGVVAFGSVLVDDANLDGSYDNEQFVLNVWDQELGGSGTVIWDESNAQYYDLSKFSSFESAAESAGYDVQPTTNLHNDLSGADAAVITSPGDALSDGELDKLAQFVDDGGVLFLHDQSDYNNYDETNHLNDITFRLGLSFQFNDDQVADTQNNAGASYRPTTTVFNTDFGYFDGGSGGGGGGDDGGDDGGSGSPDTTTVTIESLSDGDTFDVTMPDGSVESIRVLGVDTPEKASNRSAERPPEWEGIESYDYLATWGANATDFSKQAFDVGDTVEIFYDDNEGQTDPFGRLLAYVRYDATGDGSRDTLYNRELIEQGYARVYGSALTKHDGFRNAEATARANGTGLWANSDPNASSEIRDGSYSELFFPKAAAVETSTGALADSRAPVYDQSGATPLVGVDSSANVAMVGGLTIDESYESEEGYPVDTAEYGNYPFLTSLVDSLTSTTGSIVIDGGHGQFGSDAALSNEDAAYYQRYLEGQDIAFEQRNDLATADLSGARAVVVTTPSSTFTSAEKTALSDFVAGGGAVVLMGASNGDATDLNDLASALGTDLRLGGSVRDSSNNLDGDETVPTTSSFDSSFGLFGPYS is encoded by the coding sequence ATGCGTCGACGACGCTTCATAGAACTTCTGGCCGCGTCCGCGGTTGGCGGAACCGCAGCGGCACGAACCGGGCATGGCACCCTCACCACGAGCGTAACAGCACTCCGATTCCACTCCACCTGCAGTCTCTACGGCGCAGACGGCGGGCCGCTGACGGACAGCACGGTCGTCCCCGTGTGGGCGGAAGACGAAGCGACCAACGACGACCAGGACTACGACGACGACGCGTTCGTCTACTGGGACTGGCGACAGATCCCGCTCGTCGCGTCCGAAGACGGCGTCGTGGCGTTCGGCTCCGTCCTCGTGGACGACGCGAACCTCGACGGGAGTTACGACAACGAGCAGTTCGTCCTCAACGTCTGGGACCAGGAACTCGGCGGGTCCGGCACCGTCATCTGGGACGAGAGCAACGCACAGTACTACGACCTCTCGAAGTTCTCCTCGTTCGAATCGGCGGCCGAGAGCGCGGGCTACGACGTCCAGCCGACGACGAACCTGCACAACGACCTGTCGGGGGCAGATGCGGCGGTCATCACGTCGCCGGGTGACGCGCTCTCCGACGGTGAACTCGACAAGCTCGCACAGTTCGTCGACGACGGCGGCGTGCTGTTCCTGCACGACCAGTCCGACTACAACAACTACGACGAGACGAACCACCTGAACGACATCACGTTCCGGCTCGGCCTGTCGTTCCAGTTCAACGACGACCAGGTCGCGGACACGCAGAACAACGCCGGCGCGTCCTACCGGCCGACGACGACCGTGTTCAACACGGACTTCGGCTACTTCGACGGCGGGTCGGGCGGCGGTGGCGGCGGTGACGACGGCGGCGATGACGGCGGCAGCGGCTCGCCCGACACCACCACGGTGACCATCGAGAGCCTCTCCGACGGCGATACCTTCGACGTGACGATGCCGGACGGCAGCGTCGAGAGCATCCGCGTCCTCGGCGTCGACACGCCCGAGAAGGCGAGCAACCGGTCCGCCGAGCGCCCACCCGAGTGGGAGGGCATCGAGTCCTACGACTACCTCGCGACGTGGGGCGCGAACGCGACCGACTTCTCGAAGCAGGCGTTCGACGTGGGCGACACGGTCGAGATATTCTACGACGACAACGAGGGCCAGACCGACCCCTTCGGTCGCCTGCTCGCGTACGTCAGGTACGACGCGACCGGCGACGGCAGCCGCGACACCCTCTACAACCGCGAACTCATCGAGCAGGGGTACGCCCGGGTGTACGGGTCCGCGCTCACCAAGCACGACGGCTTCCGCAACGCGGAGGCGACCGCGCGCGCCAACGGGACCGGCCTCTGGGCCAACAGCGACCCGAACGCGTCCTCGGAGATCCGCGACGGCAGCTACTCGGAGCTGTTCTTCCCGAAGGCGGCCGCGGTCGAGACCAGCACTGGCGCGCTGGCCGACTCGCGCGCCCCGGTGTACGACCAGTCCGGCGCGACCCCGCTCGTCGGCGTCGACTCGAGTGCGAACGTCGCCATGGTCGGCGGCCTCACCATCGACGAGTCCTACGAGTCCGAGGAGGGCTACCCGGTCGACACCGCCGAGTACGGCAACTACCCGTTCCTCACGAGCCTCGTCGACTCGCTCACCAGTACGACTGGAAGCATCGTCATCGACGGTGGGCACGGGCAGTTCGGTTCCGACGCCGCGCTCTCGAACGAGGATGCGGCGTACTACCAGCGGTATCTGGAAGGTCAGGACATCGCGTTCGAGCAGCGCAACGACCTCGCCACCGCAGACCTCTCGGGGGCGAGAGCGGTCGTCGTGACGACACCTTCGAGCACGTTCACGAGCGCTGAAAAGACCGCCCTCTCCGACTTCGTTGCGGGCGGTGGTGCGGTCGTACTGATGGGCGCGTCCAACGGTGACGCGACCGACCTGAACGACCTCGCGAGCGCGCTGGGAACCGACCTACGGCTCGGCGGTTCGGTGCGCGACTCCAGCAACAATCTGGACGGCGACGAGACCGTGCCGACGACGAGCTCGTTCGACAGCTCGTTCGGCCTGTTCGGTCCGTACAGTTAA
- a CDS encoding ribonuclease BN has translation MPEDEQPADDDRPDEGERAPADSGDDAEPAADPDPSGDDGPAGDDEPVDDRDAELDRLYERLADLEDQVEGQRASKASVAELREELESFEEDVESRTVDRDSVESDLKRYVRRKLRRGHARGWGPYLVLLYGTAMTLGLLYAPKMEGDGWVVFAMIIIWLSVLGLYTLFVIVGVTFTVLGVPGRLRDRVQEWRS, from the coding sequence ATGCCTGAGGACGAGCAGCCGGCGGACGACGACCGGCCCGACGAGGGGGAACGCGCGCCTGCCGATAGCGGCGACGACGCCGAACCGGCAGCGGACCCGGACCCGTCGGGCGACGATGGTCCGGCCGGGGACGACGAACCGGTCGACGACCGTGACGCCGAACTCGACCGGCTCTACGAACGCCTCGCCGACCTCGAAGACCAGGTCGAGGGGCAGCGCGCCAGCAAGGCCTCGGTCGCCGAGTTGCGCGAAGAACTCGAATCGTTCGAGGAGGACGTCGAATCCCGGACCGTCGACAGGGACTCGGTCGAGTCCGACCTGAAACGGTACGTCCGGCGCAAGCTCCGTCGCGGCCACGCCCGCGGGTGGGGTCCCTACCTCGTGCTGCTCTACGGGACCGCCATGACCCTCGGGCTGCTCTACGCCCCGAAGATGGAGGGCGACGGCTGGGTCGTGTTCGCGATGATAATCATCTGGCTGTCGGTGCTCGGGCTGTACACCCTGTTCGTCATCGTCGGCGTGACCTTCACCGTCCTCGGCGTGCCCGGTCGTCTCCGCGACCGTGTCCAGGAATGGCGCTCCTGA